The Bos mutus isolate GX-2022 chromosome 7, NWIPB_WYAK_1.1, whole genome shotgun sequence genome window below encodes:
- the FAM193B gene encoding protein FAM193B isoform X5: protein MTRRRSRPSGGAGRRERARATGPQKPQAPEPPPPPSLEAGAGAGPPEAPAEPYRDDPREEDEPKLAPGPQVPPTTSQSVQTCCLLCHRERKGWEEGPSQNGLVLQGEKLPPDFMPKLVKNLLGEMPLWVCQSCRKSMEEDERQTGREHAVAISLSHTSCKSQSCGGDSHSSSSSSSSSSSSSSSCHGNSGDWDPSSFLSAHKLSGLWNSPHSSGAMPGGSLGSPPTIPGEVFPISEHHRHSDLTAPPNSPTGHHPQPAPLIPSHPGSFGSPPHPHLLPTTPAVHFPAQVSECPVAVAAAPHTPGPCQSPHLPSTSMPLLKMPPPFSGCSHPCSGHCSGHCSGPLLPPPSSQQLPSTHSRDPGCKGHKFTHSGLTCQLPQPCEADEGLGEEEDSSSERSSCTSSSTHQRDGKFCDCCYCEFFGHNAEKEKAQLAAEALKQANRSVSGSRELRPARESLLGWPDRELDRVNSFLNSRLQEIKNTVKDSICASFSMCELSVDSNGFSKEGATEPKPQSLAPSNPSGSSEQRPDINLDLSPLTLGSPQNHMLQAPGEPAPPWAEMRSPHPPWTEVKGPPPGIIPENGLVRRLNTVPNLSRMIWVKTPKPGNPSSEEPSIKGAPGCKQELPEPVASGGKPRKGKRQGNQAKKSEVSPASQSPACLETPSAKGQTPSPKQPSKAPEPPRVDSCAEAGEGSQGTRPGPAWADSPKADKEKGNSWRNWPGEAKARPLEQESVQPPGPARPQSLQQGKGRSRRSRNKQEKSASSLDDVFLPKDMDGVEMDETDREVEYFKRFCLDSAKQTRQKVAVNWTNFSLKKTTPSTAQ, encoded by the exons ATGACTCGGAGGCGGAGCAGGCCGAGCGGCGGCGCGGGCCGGCGCGAGCGGGCGCGGGCCACGGGGCCGCAGAAGCCCCAGGCGCCGGAGCCCCCACCGCCGCCGAGCCTGGAAGCGGGAGCGGGTGCAGGGCCCCCGGAGGCGCCGGCGGAGCCCTACCGCGACGACCCCAGGGAGGAGGACGAGCCCAAGCTGGCGCCTGGTCCCCAG GTTCCCCCTACCACCAGCCAGTCTGTGCAGACTTGCTGCCTGCTGTGTCACCGGGAACGCAAAGGCTGGGAAGAAGGCCCTTCCCAGAACGGACTGGTGTTGCAGGGTGAGAAGCTGCCCCCTGACTTCATGCCAAAGCTCGTCAAGAATCTCCTAGGCGAGATGCCTCTGTGGGTCTGCCAGAGTTGCCGAAAGAGCATGGAGGAAGATGAAAGGCAGACAGGTCGAGAACATGCAGTGGCG ATCTCCTTGTCACACACATCCTGCAAATCACAGTCTTGTGGGGGTGATTCTCATTCCTCTTCGTCCTCCTCTTCATCGTCCTCTTCCTCGTCCTCCTCCTGCCATGGGAACTCAGGGGACTGGGATCCTAGTTCGTTCCTGTCAGCACATAAGCTCTCGGGCCTCTGGAACTCCCCGCACTCCAGTGGGGCCATGCCAGGTGGCTCACTCGGGAGCCCTCCTACAATCCCTG GTGAGGTTTTCCCCATCTCGGAGCACCACCGGCACTCAGACCTCACTGCTCCACCTAACAGCCCCACCGGCCACCACCCCCAACCAGCGCCGCTGATCCCATCTCACCCCGGATCCTTTGGCTCACCACCCCACCCGCACCTGCTGCCCACCACCCCAGCAGTGCATTTCCCTGCCCAGGTTTCAGAATGCCCTGTTGCCGTGGCTGCTGCCCCCCACACCCCAGGGCCATGTCAGAGCCCCCACCTTCCCTCCACCAGCATGCCGCTCCTGAAGATGCCTCCTCCATTCTCGGGTTGCAGCCACCCCTGTAGTGGTCACTGCAGCGGGCACTGCAGCgggcccctcctcccaccacccagcTCTCAGCAGCTCCCTAGCACTCACAG CAGGGACCCTGGGTGCAAGGGGCACAAGTTTACCCACAGTGGCCTGACGTGCCAGCTTCCCCAGCCGTGCGAGGCAGACGAGGGGCTGGGCGAGGAAGAGGACAGCAGCTCGGAGCGTAGCTCCTGCACCTCGTCCTCCACCCACCAGCGAGATGGGAAGTTCTGTGACTGCTGCTACTGTGAGTTCTTCGGCCACAATGCG GAAAAAGAGAAGGCCCAGTTGGCAGCAGAAGCTCTGAAGCAAGCAAATCGTAGTGTTTCTGGAAGCCGGGAGCTGAGGCCTGCCAGGGAGAGTCTTTTGGGGTGGCCCGATCGGGAGCTGGATCGGGTCAACAGCTTTCTGAACAGCCGTCTGCAGGAGATCAAGAACACTGTCAAGGACTCCATCTGTGCCAGCTTCAGTATGTGTGAGCTCAGCGTGGACAGCAATGGCTTCTCTAAGGAAGGGGCCACTGAGCCAAAACCTCAGAGTCTAGCCCCCTCAAACCCCAGTGGCTCCTCAGAGCAAAGGCCTGACATTAACCTTGACCTGTCCCCTTTGACTTTGGGCTCCCCTCAGAACCATATGTTGCAAGCTCCAGGAGAGCCAGCCCCACCATGGGCAGAAATGAGAAGTCCCCAcccaccatggacagaggtgaaGGGCCCCCCTCCTGGTATCATCCCTGAGAATGGGCTAGTGAGGAGACTCAACACCGTGCCCAACCTTTCCCGGATGATCTGGGTCAAGACACCCAAGCCAGGTAACCCTAGCTCTGAGGAACCAAGCATAAAGGGGGCCCCTGGTTGCAAGCAGGAGCTGCCTGAGCCTGTGGCCTCAGGTGGGAAGCCACGGAAGGGCAAGAGACAGGGTAATCAGGCCAAGAAGAGTGAGGTGAGCCCAGCTTCCCAGTCCCCAGCCTGCCTTGAGACTCCCAGTGCCAAGGGCCAGACCCCTAGCCCCAAGCAGCCAAGCAAGGCCCCAGAGCCTCCCAGAGTGGACAGCTGTGCTGAAGCTGGAGAAGGGAGCCAGGGGACTCGACCAGGACCAGCCTGGGCTGACAGCCCCAAAGCTGACAAGGAGAAGGGCAACTCCTGGCGAAACTGGCCAGGTGAAGCCAAGGCACGGCCTCTGGAGCAGGAGTCTGTACAGCCCCCAGGCCCAGCAAGGCCGCAGAGCTTGCAACAGGGCAAGGGCCGCAGCCGCCGGAGCCGCAACAAGCAGGAGAAGTCAGCCTCCTCCTTGG ACGATGTGTTCCTGCCCAAGGACATGGATGGGGTGGAGATGGATGAGACTGACCGGGAGGTGGAGTACTTCAAGAG GTTCTGTCTGGATTCTGCAAAGCAGACGCGTCAGAAAGTTGCTGTGAATTGGACCAACTTCAGCCTCAAGAAAACCACTCCCAGCACAGCTCAGTGA
- the FAM193B gene encoding protein FAM193B isoform X1 yields MTRRRSRPSGGAGRRERARATGPQKPQAPEPPPPPSLEAGAGAGPPEAPAEPYRDDPREEDEPKLAPGPQVPPTTSQSVQTCCLLCHRERKGWEEGPSQNGLVLQGEKLPPDFMPKLVKNLLGEMPLWVCQSCRKSMEEDERQTGREHAVAISLSHTSCKSQSCGGDSHSSSSSSSSSSSSSSSCHGNSGDWDPSSFLSAHKLSGLWNSPHSSGAMPGGSLGSPPTIPGEVFPISEHHRHSDLTAPPNSPTGHHPQPAPLIPSHPGSFGSPPHPHLLPTTPAVHFPAQVSECPVAVAAAPHTPGPCQSPHLPSTSMPLLKMPPPFSGCSHPCSGHCSGHCSGPLLPPPSSQQLPSTHSRDPGCKGHKFTHSGLTCQLPQPCEADEGLGEEEDSSSERSSCTSSSTHQRDGKFCDCCYCEFFGHNAPPAAPTSRNYTEIREKLRSRLTRRKEELPMKGGALGGIPGEPAVDHRDVDELLEFINSTEPKVPNSARAAKRARHKLKKKEKEKAQLAAEALKQANRSVSGSRELRPARESLLGWPDRELDRVNSFLNSRLQEIKNTVKDSICASFSMCELSVDSNGFSKEGATEPKPQSLAPSNPSGSSEQRPDINLDLSPLTLGSPQNHMLQAPGEPAPPWAEMRSPHPPWTEVKGPPPGIIPENGLVRRLNTVPNLSRMIWVKTPKPGNPSSEEPSIKGAPGCKQELPEPVASGGKPRKGKRQGNQAKKSEVSPASQSPACLETPSAKGQTPSPKQPSKAPEPPRVDSCAEAGEGSQGTRPGPAWADSPKADKEKGNSWRNWPGEAKARPLEQESVQPPGPARPQSLQQGKGRSRRSRNKQEKSASSLDDVFLPKDMDGVEMDETDREVEYFKRFCLDSAKQTRQKVAVNWTNFSLKKTTPSTAQ; encoded by the exons ATGACTCGGAGGCGGAGCAGGCCGAGCGGCGGCGCGGGCCGGCGCGAGCGGGCGCGGGCCACGGGGCCGCAGAAGCCCCAGGCGCCGGAGCCCCCACCGCCGCCGAGCCTGGAAGCGGGAGCGGGTGCAGGGCCCCCGGAGGCGCCGGCGGAGCCCTACCGCGACGACCCCAGGGAGGAGGACGAGCCCAAGCTGGCGCCTGGTCCCCAG GTTCCCCCTACCACCAGCCAGTCTGTGCAGACTTGCTGCCTGCTGTGTCACCGGGAACGCAAAGGCTGGGAAGAAGGCCCTTCCCAGAACGGACTGGTGTTGCAGGGTGAGAAGCTGCCCCCTGACTTCATGCCAAAGCTCGTCAAGAATCTCCTAGGCGAGATGCCTCTGTGGGTCTGCCAGAGTTGCCGAAAGAGCATGGAGGAAGATGAAAGGCAGACAGGTCGAGAACATGCAGTGGCG ATCTCCTTGTCACACACATCCTGCAAATCACAGTCTTGTGGGGGTGATTCTCATTCCTCTTCGTCCTCCTCTTCATCGTCCTCTTCCTCGTCCTCCTCCTGCCATGGGAACTCAGGGGACTGGGATCCTAGTTCGTTCCTGTCAGCACATAAGCTCTCGGGCCTCTGGAACTCCCCGCACTCCAGTGGGGCCATGCCAGGTGGCTCACTCGGGAGCCCTCCTACAATCCCTG GTGAGGTTTTCCCCATCTCGGAGCACCACCGGCACTCAGACCTCACTGCTCCACCTAACAGCCCCACCGGCCACCACCCCCAACCAGCGCCGCTGATCCCATCTCACCCCGGATCCTTTGGCTCACCACCCCACCCGCACCTGCTGCCCACCACCCCAGCAGTGCATTTCCCTGCCCAGGTTTCAGAATGCCCTGTTGCCGTGGCTGCTGCCCCCCACACCCCAGGGCCATGTCAGAGCCCCCACCTTCCCTCCACCAGCATGCCGCTCCTGAAGATGCCTCCTCCATTCTCGGGTTGCAGCCACCCCTGTAGTGGTCACTGCAGCGGGCACTGCAGCgggcccctcctcccaccacccagcTCTCAGCAGCTCCCTAGCACTCACAG CAGGGACCCTGGGTGCAAGGGGCACAAGTTTACCCACAGTGGCCTGACGTGCCAGCTTCCCCAGCCGTGCGAGGCAGACGAGGGGCTGGGCGAGGAAGAGGACAGCAGCTCGGAGCGTAGCTCCTGCACCTCGTCCTCCACCCACCAGCGAGATGGGAAGTTCTGTGACTGCTGCTACTGTGAGTTCTTCGGCCACAATGCG ccacccgCTGCCCCGACGAGTCGGAATTATACCGAGATCCGAGAGAAGCTTCGCTCAAGGCTGACCAGGCGCAAAGAGGAGCTGCCCATGAAGGGGGGCGCCCTGGGCGGGATCCCTGGGGAGCCCGCCGTGGATCATCGAGATGTGGATGAGCTGCTGGAATTCATCAACAGCACGGAGCCCAAAGTCCCCAACAGCGCCAGGGCTGCCAAGCGGGCCCGGCACAAGCTGAAAAAGAAG GAAAAAGAGAAGGCCCAGTTGGCAGCAGAAGCTCTGAAGCAAGCAAATCGTAGTGTTTCTGGAAGCCGGGAGCTGAGGCCTGCCAGGGAGAGTCTTTTGGGGTGGCCCGATCGGGAGCTGGATCGGGTCAACAGCTTTCTGAACAGCCGTCTGCAGGAGATCAAGAACACTGTCAAGGACTCCATCTGTGCCAGCTTCAGTATGTGTGAGCTCAGCGTGGACAGCAATGGCTTCTCTAAGGAAGGGGCCACTGAGCCAAAACCTCAGAGTCTAGCCCCCTCAAACCCCAGTGGCTCCTCAGAGCAAAGGCCTGACATTAACCTTGACCTGTCCCCTTTGACTTTGGGCTCCCCTCAGAACCATATGTTGCAAGCTCCAGGAGAGCCAGCCCCACCATGGGCAGAAATGAGAAGTCCCCAcccaccatggacagaggtgaaGGGCCCCCCTCCTGGTATCATCCCTGAGAATGGGCTAGTGAGGAGACTCAACACCGTGCCCAACCTTTCCCGGATGATCTGGGTCAAGACACCCAAGCCAGGTAACCCTAGCTCTGAGGAACCAAGCATAAAGGGGGCCCCTGGTTGCAAGCAGGAGCTGCCTGAGCCTGTGGCCTCAGGTGGGAAGCCACGGAAGGGCAAGAGACAGGGTAATCAGGCCAAGAAGAGTGAGGTGAGCCCAGCTTCCCAGTCCCCAGCCTGCCTTGAGACTCCCAGTGCCAAGGGCCAGACCCCTAGCCCCAAGCAGCCAAGCAAGGCCCCAGAGCCTCCCAGAGTGGACAGCTGTGCTGAAGCTGGAGAAGGGAGCCAGGGGACTCGACCAGGACCAGCCTGGGCTGACAGCCCCAAAGCTGACAAGGAGAAGGGCAACTCCTGGCGAAACTGGCCAGGTGAAGCCAAGGCACGGCCTCTGGAGCAGGAGTCTGTACAGCCCCCAGGCCCAGCAAGGCCGCAGAGCTTGCAACAGGGCAAGGGCCGCAGCCGCCGGAGCCGCAACAAGCAGGAGAAGTCAGCCTCCTCCTTGG ACGATGTGTTCCTGCCCAAGGACATGGATGGGGTGGAGATGGATGAGACTGACCGGGAGGTGGAGTACTTCAAGAG GTTCTGTCTGGATTCTGCAAAGCAGACGCGTCAGAAAGTTGCTGTGAATTGGACCAACTTCAGCCTCAAGAAAACCACTCCCAGCACAGCTCAGTGA
- the FAM193B gene encoding protein FAM193B isoform X6 has product MTRRRSRPSGGAGRRERARATGPQKPQAPEPPPPPSLEAGAGAGPPEAPAEPYRDDPREEDEPKLAPGPQVPPTTSQSVQTCCLLCHRERKGWEEGPSQNGLVLQGEKLPPDFMPKLVKNLLGEMPLWVCQSCRKSMEEDERQTGREHAVAISLSHTSCKSQSCGGDSHSSSSSSSSSSSSSSSCHGNSGDWDPSSFLSAHKLSGLWNSPHSSGAMPGGSLGSPPTIPGEVFPISEHHRHSDLTAPPNSPTGHHPQPAPLIPSHPGSFGSPPHPHLLPTTPAVHFPAQVSECPVAVAAAPHTPGPCQSPHLPSTSMPLLKMPPPFSGCSHPCSGHCSGHCSGPLLPPPSSQQLPSTHRDPGCKGHKFTHSGLTCQLPQPCEADEGLGEEEDSSSERSSCTSSSTHQRDGKFCDCCYCEFFGHNAEKEKAQLAAEALKQANRSVSGSRELRPARESLLGWPDRELDRVNSFLNSRLQEIKNTVKDSICASFSMCELSVDSNGFSKEGATEPKPQSLAPSNPSGSSEQRPDINLDLSPLTLGSPQNHMLQAPGEPAPPWAEMRSPHPPWTEVKGPPPGIIPENGLVRRLNTVPNLSRMIWVKTPKPGNPSSEEPSIKGAPGCKQELPEPVASGGKPRKGKRQGNQAKKSEVSPASQSPACLETPSAKGQTPSPKQPSKAPEPPRVDSCAEAGEGSQGTRPGPAWADSPKADKEKGNSWRNWPGEAKARPLEQESVQPPGPARPQSLQQGKGRSRRSRNKQEKSASSLDDVFLPKDMDGVEMDETDREVEYFKRFCLDSAKQTRQKVAVNWTNFSLKKTTPSTAQ; this is encoded by the exons ATGACTCGGAGGCGGAGCAGGCCGAGCGGCGGCGCGGGCCGGCGCGAGCGGGCGCGGGCCACGGGGCCGCAGAAGCCCCAGGCGCCGGAGCCCCCACCGCCGCCGAGCCTGGAAGCGGGAGCGGGTGCAGGGCCCCCGGAGGCGCCGGCGGAGCCCTACCGCGACGACCCCAGGGAGGAGGACGAGCCCAAGCTGGCGCCTGGTCCCCAG GTTCCCCCTACCACCAGCCAGTCTGTGCAGACTTGCTGCCTGCTGTGTCACCGGGAACGCAAAGGCTGGGAAGAAGGCCCTTCCCAGAACGGACTGGTGTTGCAGGGTGAGAAGCTGCCCCCTGACTTCATGCCAAAGCTCGTCAAGAATCTCCTAGGCGAGATGCCTCTGTGGGTCTGCCAGAGTTGCCGAAAGAGCATGGAGGAAGATGAAAGGCAGACAGGTCGAGAACATGCAGTGGCG ATCTCCTTGTCACACACATCCTGCAAATCACAGTCTTGTGGGGGTGATTCTCATTCCTCTTCGTCCTCCTCTTCATCGTCCTCTTCCTCGTCCTCCTCCTGCCATGGGAACTCAGGGGACTGGGATCCTAGTTCGTTCCTGTCAGCACATAAGCTCTCGGGCCTCTGGAACTCCCCGCACTCCAGTGGGGCCATGCCAGGTGGCTCACTCGGGAGCCCTCCTACAATCCCTG GTGAGGTTTTCCCCATCTCGGAGCACCACCGGCACTCAGACCTCACTGCTCCACCTAACAGCCCCACCGGCCACCACCCCCAACCAGCGCCGCTGATCCCATCTCACCCCGGATCCTTTGGCTCACCACCCCACCCGCACCTGCTGCCCACCACCCCAGCAGTGCATTTCCCTGCCCAGGTTTCAGAATGCCCTGTTGCCGTGGCTGCTGCCCCCCACACCCCAGGGCCATGTCAGAGCCCCCACCTTCCCTCCACCAGCATGCCGCTCCTGAAGATGCCTCCTCCATTCTCGGGTTGCAGCCACCCCTGTAGTGGTCACTGCAGCGGGCACTGCAGCgggcccctcctcccaccacccagcTCTCAGCAGCTCCCTAGCACTCACAG GGACCCTGGGTGCAAGGGGCACAAGTTTACCCACAGTGGCCTGACGTGCCAGCTTCCCCAGCCGTGCGAGGCAGACGAGGGGCTGGGCGAGGAAGAGGACAGCAGCTCGGAGCGTAGCTCCTGCACCTCGTCCTCCACCCACCAGCGAGATGGGAAGTTCTGTGACTGCTGCTACTGTGAGTTCTTCGGCCACAATGCG GAAAAAGAGAAGGCCCAGTTGGCAGCAGAAGCTCTGAAGCAAGCAAATCGTAGTGTTTCTGGAAGCCGGGAGCTGAGGCCTGCCAGGGAGAGTCTTTTGGGGTGGCCCGATCGGGAGCTGGATCGGGTCAACAGCTTTCTGAACAGCCGTCTGCAGGAGATCAAGAACACTGTCAAGGACTCCATCTGTGCCAGCTTCAGTATGTGTGAGCTCAGCGTGGACAGCAATGGCTTCTCTAAGGAAGGGGCCACTGAGCCAAAACCTCAGAGTCTAGCCCCCTCAAACCCCAGTGGCTCCTCAGAGCAAAGGCCTGACATTAACCTTGACCTGTCCCCTTTGACTTTGGGCTCCCCTCAGAACCATATGTTGCAAGCTCCAGGAGAGCCAGCCCCACCATGGGCAGAAATGAGAAGTCCCCAcccaccatggacagaggtgaaGGGCCCCCCTCCTGGTATCATCCCTGAGAATGGGCTAGTGAGGAGACTCAACACCGTGCCCAACCTTTCCCGGATGATCTGGGTCAAGACACCCAAGCCAGGTAACCCTAGCTCTGAGGAACCAAGCATAAAGGGGGCCCCTGGTTGCAAGCAGGAGCTGCCTGAGCCTGTGGCCTCAGGTGGGAAGCCACGGAAGGGCAAGAGACAGGGTAATCAGGCCAAGAAGAGTGAGGTGAGCCCAGCTTCCCAGTCCCCAGCCTGCCTTGAGACTCCCAGTGCCAAGGGCCAGACCCCTAGCCCCAAGCAGCCAAGCAAGGCCCCAGAGCCTCCCAGAGTGGACAGCTGTGCTGAAGCTGGAGAAGGGAGCCAGGGGACTCGACCAGGACCAGCCTGGGCTGACAGCCCCAAAGCTGACAAGGAGAAGGGCAACTCCTGGCGAAACTGGCCAGGTGAAGCCAAGGCACGGCCTCTGGAGCAGGAGTCTGTACAGCCCCCAGGCCCAGCAAGGCCGCAGAGCTTGCAACAGGGCAAGGGCCGCAGCCGCCGGAGCCGCAACAAGCAGGAGAAGTCAGCCTCCTCCTTGG ACGATGTGTTCCTGCCCAAGGACATGGATGGGGTGGAGATGGATGAGACTGACCGGGAGGTGGAGTACTTCAAGAG GTTCTGTCTGGATTCTGCAAAGCAGACGCGTCAGAAAGTTGCTGTGAATTGGACCAACTTCAGCCTCAAGAAAACCACTCCCAGCACAGCTCAGTGA